In the Ramlibacter tataouinensis TTB310 genome, one interval contains:
- a CDS encoding adenosylcobinamide-GDP ribazoletransferase → MSMATARALGFVRHYLLAIQFFTRLPVTGPLAEWVGHNPAMLGASAAHLPGVGWLVGVTACAVFALLSLLLPDTPLTPLAAAVGSTIATVLLTGGFHEGGLADMADRLGGSPDQPGALEIMEVKDSRLGTHGVLALNLALMTKLALLAVLASFSPPAVMAALLGAHVLSRLWPLLLLRALSQGGATGAKGKPLADRIEPWALVIALGWCLVPLALVAFVQGLSFLAWTVGMSAMATAALWHLIRRRLRGFTGDCMGATQQVSEIAFYLGAAAALGGA, encoded by the coding sequence ATGAGCATGGCGACCGCGCGTGCGCTGGGCTTCGTGCGCCACTACCTGCTGGCGATCCAATTCTTTACCCGCCTGCCGGTGACCGGCCCGCTGGCCGAGTGGGTGGGCCACAACCCGGCCATGCTGGGCGCCAGCGCCGCGCACCTCCCGGGCGTGGGCTGGCTGGTGGGCGTGACCGCCTGCGCGGTGTTCGCGTTACTGTCCCTGCTGCTGCCCGACACGCCCTTGACGCCGCTGGCCGCAGCCGTGGGCTCCACCATCGCCACCGTGCTGCTGACGGGCGGCTTCCACGAGGGTGGCCTGGCCGACATGGCCGACCGCCTGGGAGGATCGCCCGATCAGCCGGGCGCGCTGGAGATCATGGAGGTGAAGGATTCGCGCCTGGGCACCCATGGCGTGCTGGCGCTCAACCTCGCGCTGATGACCAAGCTGGCCTTGCTGGCGGTGCTGGCCTCCTTCTCCCCGCCGGCCGTGATGGCGGCCCTGCTGGGAGCCCACGTGCTGTCGCGCCTGTGGCCCCTGCTACTCCTTCGCGCACTGTCCCAGGGCGGTGCCACCGGTGCCAAGGGCAAGCCGCTGGCCGATCGCATCGAGCCGTGGGCGCTGGTGATCGCCCTGGGCTGGTGCTTGGTGCCACTGGCGCTGGTGGCCTTCGTGCAGGGGCTGTCCTTCCTGGCCTGGACCGTCGGCATGAGCGCGATGGCGACGGCGGCGCTCTGGCACCTGATCCGCCGGCGTCTGCGAGGCTTCACCGGCGACTGCATGGGCGCCACGCAGCAAGTCAGCGAAATCGCGTTCTACCTCGGTGCGGCGGCCGCCTTGGGCGGCGCATGA
- a CDS encoding type II secretion system protein N: MVSQSRGGRQSPWAVRGATFALWALAAGSAAYWGLKLSAGDGAAGIAAAVRPAPVAPDPAAIARLLGASPQPAAGPVAAPSLASRFSLVGVAAGGPRGGAALIAVDGKPARPYRVGTTIEEGLVVQSVQGRQAVLAASADGPPVLTLEMPPLRR; this comes from the coding sequence ATGGTGAGTCAATCGCGTGGCGGACGGCAAAGCCCATGGGCGGTGCGTGGCGCCACTTTCGCGCTGTGGGCCCTGGCGGCGGGCAGCGCGGCCTACTGGGGCCTCAAGCTGTCGGCGGGTGATGGCGCCGCGGGGATCGCGGCCGCCGTGCGGCCGGCGCCCGTCGCTCCCGATCCGGCCGCCATCGCCCGCCTGCTCGGCGCCTCGCCGCAGCCGGCCGCCGGCCCGGTGGCGGCGCCCAGCCTGGCCAGCCGCTTTTCTCTGGTGGGCGTGGCGGCGGGCGGCCCGCGTGGCGGAGCGGCTCTGATCGCGGTGGATGGCAAGCCCGCGCGGCCCTACCGGGTGGGCACGACCATCGAGGAAGGACTGGTGGTGCAATCGGTGCAGGGCCGGCAGGCCGTGCTGGCCGCCAGCGCCGACGGGCCGCCCGTGCTCACGCTGGAGATGCCGCCGCTGCGTCGCTAG